One Hallerella porci genomic window, CGCTGATTTCTGCACCAATTTAATGCCCGTAGACAAGCCGCGTTATGTGATGGGAGTCGGCACGCCTTGGAATTTGTTAGAACTGATTTTCCGCGGTGTCGATATGTGCGATTGCGTGATGCCGACGCGAAACGCTCGCAACGGAATGCTATTCACCAGCGAAGGCGTGCTTCATTATAAAGCGGGCCGTTATGCGAAATGCTTAGATATGGCTCCCGATCCGAATTGCGATTGTTATTGCTGTCGCAATTTTAGCCGCGCTTATTTGCGTCACCTTTTCCATTCGGGCGAAATTCTTGCGATGACTCTTGCGAGCATTCACAATGTGCACTTTTACTTAAAGCTCATGCGCGACGCCAAAGCGCACATCGCAGACGATACCTTCGAAGATTGGGCAACGGAACAAATCGTTAAGTTGCAAAAGGTCTGCGACTAGCAATCCATTCCCTAACGGCAAGCTCCTCCTGTTCTGCGAGGAGCTTTTTCTTTTCTTTCTTCTTGTAATCTTGTTTATGCGGCAAAAGGCCGAAGTTAAAATTCATCGGCTGAAAATCTTCGTTCGGGCTCACCAACTGATGAAGCAAAGAACGGATACAGCTTTCGGGCGGAAGTTCGTCGGTCTTTCCGTGTAAAAGCGTATTCGCCAAATTCCACGCCGCATACCATCCGGTCGCAATCGCTTCGGTATAGCCCTCGGCACCGGTAATTTGCCCCGCAAACCAAGTCGGCGGCAAATGATGCGCCGTTTCCACTTCGGATTTGAGCCGGAGAGTTTCGTCCAAAAGTTTTGGGCTTTCGATGAAAGTGTTGCGGTGCATTGCTCCCAACCGCGCAAAGCGCGCATTCTTCAACGCAGGAACGAGTGTGAAAATTTCTTTTTGGGTGCCGTAATGCAAACGCGTCTGGAATCCGACCATATTGAACAAAGTCTTTTCTTTGTTTTCTGCGCGCAGTTGAATGACCGCATACCATTTGTGCCCATTGTTCCCGAGTCCGAGTCCCACCGGACGCATCGGCCCGAAACGCAGCGTATTTTCGCCGCGGCGCGCCATCTCTTCGACGGGAAGGCAGCCTTCGAATAATTCCTTCTTTTCGAACGGACGCGGTTCTACCGATTCCGCTTCGCGAAGGCGACACACAAATTCATCGTAAGTTTCTTTGTCGAGCGGGCAGTTAATAAAGTCTGCGGAATCGCCCTTTTCCCAACGGTTCATGTAAAACGCGTGATCCATATCGATGGAATCGGTTTCGATGACCGGAGCAATTGCATCAAAAAAATGGAGACGTTCGCCGCCGAGCTTTGCAAAAATATCATCGGCTAAAGCATCACTTGCGAGTGGACCCGCCGCAACTATCGTCGGCAAATCTCCGTCTAAAGAAGTGACTTCTTCGCGATGTAAATGAATACGTTCTGCGGACGCGATTGCTTTTTCCACAGAACGGCTAAAAATTTCACGGTTTACCGTCAGCGATTCGCCTGCCGGGACGCGGGCTTCGTCTGCAGATTGCAAAAGAAAACTGCCGAGCATCCGAAGTTCCCGTTTCAAAAGGCCGTGAGCCGATGTCGGTTCCATGCCTTTTAAACTATTCGAGCAAACCAACTGCGCAAGGCTTCCGTCGCGGTGCGCTGGCGTCATGCGATTCGGACGCATCTCGTAAAGTTCGACTTCAAACCCGCGGGATGCTAATTGCAAAGCTGCTTCACAGCCCGCAAGACCGCCGCCAATCACACGCACTTGCATTAGTTCACCTTACTCACTTGGTAACCGTTGATATTTTTTCCCCATACCCGAGTAAGAGACGAAAGCATTCTGTCGGGTTCCACTGTCGTCGGGACAGGAGTATCCATAAATTCATCCAAAATGCATTCGCCTTGAATTTCGCTGATCATTCCGAAGAGAACTGCTTCCACAAATTCGCTGTGAGATTCTCCCGGAAAAATCTGCGCTTCAAATTCCTGCAACGCACGAGGTTGAACGCGAGATGGTTCATGGCTCGCTAAATTGTCCATCGTCCAAAAACTCACCGTTTTCACATCGTCCTCGGAAAGGGAAATTTCTTTCAGTTTCCCGCAGAAATCTTCCCATTCTTGAGGCTTTAAATTTTCGCAGCCTTTATGATAAGCCAGTTTTAAAAAATTCAAAACAGCCAAATAAGCTTCGCGATTTGTGGATTCTTGTGCGCGCATGGAATTTTCTTTTTTAGTGACGGAAGTGACGCATTCCGGTGAAGACCATCGCAATGCCGAATTTATCTGCGGATTCAATCGAAAGATCATCTTTCTTCGAACCGCCCGGTTGAACGATATAGCGAACGCCAGCATCGTGAGCCGCTTCGACGTTATCGGGGAACGGGAAGAATGCATCGGAACCCATGACGACTTCGCCGAAAATTTTCGTTTCGAGAGCCTTCAAACCGTTTGCATCCACGAGTTTGCCGTTTTCGTCAAAGAACTTCTTGGCTTCGGGCATGCGGGCAACGTTATCGCGAACGCGCGGCTGGCAAAGGCGCAAGTTACTATCGATGCGGTTCGGCTGTCCCGGTCCAAGACCGAGAACTTGGAAATATCCCGGCTTGTATTCGTAACCCATCACGATAGCGTTCGACTTGGTGTGCTTTGTCACGAGCCAAGTAAAGCGAGCCAATTCTTCTTTGTTCTTCGGGAATTGCGCCTTGGTAACGCATTCGAATTTTTCGTAAGTGCCCACATCGCGGTCTTGAACGAGCATTCCGCCGATGACGTGCTTATAAACTTTGCAAGTCTTCGCCTTTTCAATTTTGCCGACTTCGAGCAAACGAATATCTTTGGACTTGTTCTTCAAAAATTCCAAAGCGTCATCGTCAAAAGCCGGAGCGAGAAGAATTTCGACAAATTTTCCCTTCAAAAATTCTGCCGTCTTCAAATCCACTTTGCGAGTCGAAGCGATAACCGAACCGAAAGCCGAGACCGGATCGCCCGCCCAAGCCGCTTCCATCGCTTCTAAAAGAGTTTCGCCTGTCGCAAGTCCGCACGGATTCATGTGCTTCACGATGACGATTGCATTTGAATCGCTAAATTCGCGAGCCATTTCGAGCGCAGCATCCGCATCGACGATGTTGTTATACGAAAGTTCCTTCCCATGAAGTTGCTTTGCTGTTGCAAGGCTTGCTTCATTGCAGGTCGGGTCGCGATAGAAAACCGCAGACTGGTGAGAATTTTCACCGTAGCGAAGAGGCTGCGGATCCACAAATT contains:
- a CDS encoding IMP cyclohydrolase encodes the protein MSEELNLKFVDPQPLRYGENSHQSAVFYRDPTCNEASLATAKQLHGKELSYNNIVDADAALEMAREFSDSNAIVIVKHMNPCGLATGETLLEAMEAAWAGDPVSAFGSVIASTRKVDLKTAEFLKGKFVEILLAPAFDDDALEFLKNKSKDIRLLEVGKIEKAKTCKVYKHVIGGMLVQDRDVGTYEKFECVTKAQFPKNKEELARFTWLVTKHTKSNAIVMGYEYKPGYFQVLGLGPGQPNRIDSNLRLCQPRVRDNVARMPEAKKFFDENGKLVDANGLKALETKIFGEVVMGSDAFFPFPDNVEAAHDAGVRYIVQPGGSKKDDLSIESADKFGIAMVFTGMRHFRH
- the trmFO gene encoding methylenetetrahydrofolate--tRNA-(uracil(54)-C(5))-methyltransferase (FADH(2)-oxidizing) TrmFO produces the protein MQVRVIGGGLAGCEAALQLASRGFEVELYEMRPNRMTPAHRDGSLAQLVCSNSLKGMEPTSAHGLLKRELRMLGSFLLQSADEARVPAGESLTVNREIFSRSVEKAIASAERIHLHREEVTSLDGDLPTIVAAGPLASDALADDIFAKLGGERLHFFDAIAPVIETDSIDMDHAFYMNRWEKGDSADFINCPLDKETYDEFVCRLREAESVEPRPFEKKELFEGCLPVEEMARRGENTLRFGPMRPVGLGLGNNGHKWYAVIQLRAENKEKTLFNMVGFQTRLHYGTQKEIFTLVPALKNARFARLGAMHRNTFIESPKLLDETLRLKSEVETAHHLPPTWFAGQITGAEGYTEAIATGWYAAWNLANTLLHGKTDELPPESCIRSLLHQLVSPNEDFQPMNFNFGLLPHKQDYKKKEKKKLLAEQEELAVREWIASRRPFAT